DNA sequence from the Acidobacteriota bacterium genome:
TAACCAGCAGGATGCGCAGCTTCATTCAATCCTCTCCTTTTGATGCGGCGTGTGCAGGTACAACGGGCACGGCCTGCTGCCCGCGCGTCTGGCGTTCGGCAAAGCCTTGAATCACGACGTAGAGCACCGGCACGATGAAAATCGCCAGCAGCGTCGCCGCCAGCATGCCGCCGAAGACTGCCGTGCCCAACGCGCGCCGCGACGCCGCGCCCGCGCCCGAGGCGACCACCAGCGGCACAACGCCGAGAATGAACGCAAATGACGTCATCAAAATCGGACGCAACCGCAGCCGCGCGGCGTCCATCGCGGCAGCGAGAATCGGCTGGCCCTCTTCATGTTTTAGCTTGGCGAATTCGACGATCAGGATGGCGTTTTTGGCGGCCAGCCCAATCAACGTGACAATGCCGATTTGCGTGTAGACATCGTAGGGATACGAGCGCAGGAAGACCGCCAGCAGCGCGCCGAACAAGCCGAGCGGCACGGCCAGCAGCACAGCGAAGGGAATGGACCAGCTTTCATAGAGCGCCGCCAAAAAGAGAAACACTAACAGCGCCGCAAAGCCGAAGATGTAGATTTCGCGGCCTTCGGATTGTTTTTGCTGATAGGTCGTACCCGTCCATTCGTAGCCGTAGCCTTGCGGCAAAGTCGTGCGCGCTAGGTCTTCCATCGCCGCGGCGGCCTGGCCCGAACTGTAACCGGGCGCGCCCGCCCCGTTGATCTTCGCTGTGCGATAACGGTTGTACCGGTAGATCACCTCCGGCCCGCTGACCGATTGGCTGCTGACCAACGTGCTCAACGGCACCATCACCCCCTGCGCCGAACGCACATAAAAACGATTGATCTCTTCAGGCCGGGTGCGGAACTCCGGTTCGCCCTGCACCAGCACGCGCCAGGTGCGGTTGAAGCGGTTGAAGTCGTTGACGTAAAGGCCGCCCAAAAATGTTTGCAGCGTGTTGTAAACGTCAGTCACGGGAATGCCCAGCGTTTGCGCTTTGTCACGGTCAAGCTGGACGGAAATCTGCGGCACGCTGTCGCGGAAGCCGGTGCTAACGCGTGTCAGTTCGGGCCGCTGATTGGCCGCACTGATCAAGCTCTGCGTCGCTTCAGCCAATTGCCCGATGTCGTTGCCCGCGCGGTCTTCGAGCATGAATTCAAAGCCGCCTGACGGGCTCAAGCCCAGAATCGGCGGCAATCCGAAACCGAAGATGATCGCGCCTTCGACTTGATTGAACTGACGCTGCAATCTGCCCAGCACCCCGTCGAGTTGCAGATCTGCGCGCTTGCGCTTGTCCCACGGGTCGAGCGTGATGATGATCGTTGAGACATTGGAATTGCTAGTCGAACTGGTGATGTCAAAGCCGCCCAGCGTCGTCACGTTCTGCACACCGGGCGTGGCTTTGATGATCTCTTCGACGCGCGCGGTGAGCTTCTGATTGCGTTCGAGTGACGCACCATCGGGCAACCGAATCGCGGTGAAGATCGCGCCCTGATCTTCGTCGGGCAAAAAGCCTGTCGGCAACGCTCTGAACAATCCGCCGGCCAGCACGAAGAAAATCACGAGCGCGAGGATTGCCAGCGCCGCCCGGCGGATGAGCAAACTCACGCCGGAAAGATAACGCTGCGTTGTCCACTCAAAGGCGCGATTGAAGCCCGCGAAGAATTTGTCCAAGAGGCGCGTCATACGGCCTTTGGCGGCGTCAGGCCGTTGCGGTTTGAGGATGAGCGCGCTGAGCGCCGGACTGAGCGACAGCGCACTGAACGCCGAAATCAACACCGACACGGCGATGGTCAGCGCTAACTGCCGATAGATTTGTCCGGTGATGCCGCCCAGAAACGCGACGGGAATAAAGACCGCCGCCAGAATAAACGCGATAGCGACGACCGGCCCCGAAACTTCTTCCATCGCGCGCAGTGTGGCTGCGCGCGGCGCGAGGCCGGCATCAATGCCCTGCTGCACGGCTTCGACGACGACGATGGCGTCGTCCACGACAATACCAATCGCCAGCACCAGCCCGAACATGCTCGTCATATTGATCGAGAAGCCGAGCGCGGGAAATAGCGCGAACGTGCCGATGATCGAGACCGGCACTGTTAGCAGCGGAATCAACGTCGCGCGCCAGCTTTGCAAAAAAATAAAGACCACCAGAATCACCAGCAGCACGGCTTCGATGAGCGTTTGCACGACCTCTTCAATCGAAGTCGTGACGAACATCGTCGAATCATAGGGAATGGCATATTCGACGCCAGCAGGAAACCGCTGCTGCGCTTCGGCCATGTAGGCGCGCACGCGCTTGCCGGTCTCGACCGCGTTCGCGCCGGGCGCAAGATAGACCACCATCAACGCCGCCGGTTTGCCGTCGAGCCGGCTGAACGATTTGTAATCCTGCGCGCCCAACTCGACGCGCGCCACGTCTTTGACGCGCAGCAGCGAACTGTCTGGTTGCGCGCGCACCACGATGTCGCCGAACTGTTCCGGTTCCAGCAAACGACCGCTGGCATTGACCGGGTACTGAAAGTCCACGCCCGCGGGCATCGGCGGCTGGCCGATGGAACCCGCCGGGTTCTGCCGGTTCTGCGCGCTGATGGCAGTTGCCATATCGGTCGCCGTCAAGCCCAGCTTCGCCATCTTGTCCGGGTTGATCCAGATGCGCATGCCGTAATCTTTGCGCGCCACCAGTCGCACATCGCCCACGCCAGGCAGGCTGCCCATCGCATCGAGCAAATTGATCGTCGCGTAGTTGTTCAAAAACAAATCGTCGTAGCGCCCGTCCGACGCCGTCAACAACACGGCCTGCAAAAAGACCGAAGAGACTTTTTTGACTGTCACGCCCTCACGTGTGACTTCGGGCGGCAGCGATGGCGCGGCCAGGCTGACCTTGTTCTGCGTTTTGACGACGGCCAGGTCTATGTCGGTGCCGAGTTGGTAGGTCACGTCAATCGTCAGCACGCCGTCGTTCGAGCTGCGCGAAAAGAAATAGAGCATGCCGTCGAGGCCGACCAACTGCTGCTCGATGGGTTGCGCCACGGTCTTTTCCAAATCAAGCGCGTTGCCGCCGCGATAGCTGGCGATGATCTGCACGACGGGCGGCACAACGGGCGGATACGACGCGATGGGCAAACTCGGAATCGCCACGCCGCCGATGATAACGACGACGGCGGCGATGACCATCGCAAACACGGGATGGTGGATGAAAAACTTCGCCATAATTCACTCGCTGAATCGGACAGGATTTTCAGGATTGACAGGATTAGATCGGTTTTCACCACGGTATACGGGAAGTACAGTACCGCGCGCGTCAGCAAGCGGCGCGTCAACTAAGGCGGACTGGTACAACAGCGGCGTCCCCGCTTGCTGACGCGCGCGGTACCGTACCAGCACCCGCACGCCCTACCAGATACGCAACTGCAAATCGCTCTAGTCAATCGTCATTCGCGTTTTAACTTTTGCCGCATCCTGTCAGTTCTGAACATCCAGTTAATCTCGTCTGTTCCGCTGGGGCTATTGCGGCGCGGACGCCTGATACGGTTTCGGCTGTACGACTGCGCCGGGCCGCGCTTTCTGCAAGCCTTCGACAATCACGCGGTCGCCGGGTTTGAGTCCCTGCATGATGATGCGCCGCTCGCCCACGCGCTCGCCCGTGACGACACTGCGCGCGAGTACTTTGTTTTCCGGCCCCACGACCAGCACCGATTGCGCGCCCTGCAATTCCTGCAGCGCGCGCTGCGGCACCAGGATGACATTGGTGCGTTGGTTATTGCTGAAGCGCACGCGGCCAAACTGTCCCGGCAATACGTTCAAGTCAGGATTGGGAAAGGTCGCCTGCAATTCCAGCGTGCCGGTCTTGGGGTCAACCTGATTGACGGCGTTTTGATAATGACCTTTGTAAGGATGCACGCTGTTGTCGGCGAGGATCAGTTCCATCGGCACGCGCGTGGCGGCCTCGCGGTCGGCGCGTTTGACGAACCTGAGATGTTCGGCTTCGGCGATTTGAAAGCGCACCCAAATCGGATCGAGCGGGATGAGCGTCGTCAGCGGCTGCGGCGAACTCTTGGTCACCAGCCCGCCCACCTGAATCAGGCTGTCGCCGATGCGCCCGCTGATCGGCGCGCGGATCGTCGCGTAATCCAGATTCAATTCGGCCTGGCGCAAGGCCGCGCGCACCGCATCGAGTTGCGCCTGCGCGGCGTCTACCTGCGTGCGCGTGGAAAGCCGCGCTTGCTCGACGCTGGCGCGGCGCGCGTTGACGTTGGCTTCGTTGACCCGCACGGCGGAACGCGCGTTGTCCAAATCCTGCTGCGGCGCGGCCTCTTTCGCGGTGAGCGGTTCGAGCCGCGCCACGTCCTGCTCGGCTTTGGCGAGATTCGCTTCGGCCTGCGCCAGATCGGCTTCCGATTGTGCCAGCGCGACCTGCTTGCGCGCGAATTCCAAACCCGCTTCGGCTTGCGCCACTGCCGCTTTCGCCTTGGCGACCTCGGCTTGATAAGGCCGCAGGTCGAGCACGTAAAGCAGCTCGCCTGCCCGCACCTTCGCGCCGACGGCAAAGCTGCGCTTTTCAATGTAGCCATCCACGCGGCCCCGCACTTCGACCAGATCACGCGCAAAGGTCTGTGCAACGTACTCGCTGTAAATCGGCGTGTCTTCGAGCGCGACCTCAAGCACCGACACCACCGGCGGCGGCGGCGCGGCGGCCCGACCCGGCGCGGTGTTTCTCCCCTTGCAGCCCGCAAAACTGAGGCTGGCAAAGCAGAGGGCGTAGAACATGACGATGGTTTTCGAAACAGTTTTTGACCTCATTCAACCTATCACTTCCTATTCGGAAATGTGTGGCGTATGGGACAGGCCCATCACCTTGAGTCACCCGTCGCCGCGATTTTGCGTGGCGACGACCATATCAACTGTGATTGTTATGCTCATAGGTCAGCCTCTCTCGATTACCATCTACCGCGCGGCAGGATGTCGGTTAAGGACGCGGCTGACCTGGCTCACCGCTTTCCGTATTCCGTAAAAACGTAATCCCTCGCCTTCGCACTCGTGTGGCACGCGAACCCGCACTTGGCGTCGTTCCCCTGCGGCGGCGTACCAGCGGTGGTGCCGGGCGTGAACGTATCGGATGCGGCGTTGTAATCGAACACGGCATAACCCCAACCGCCGCTGTCCGCGAACCGCTTGCTGTCCTTCACCATGAAGTCCACGTTCACCAAATCGCCCGGCACGGTCGCATCCGGGAAGAACTGGTTCGGTTTCGGTTTCCAGTGAATCTTGGCCATCTTCGCGCCGTCAGGGACGGGCTTGCCGTTGGCGGGAATGCCGGCCTGGTAGGCGGCGATCATCGCGGGATTGCCGAGAATCATTGCGACAACCCTTTCGTTCCGACTGATGGAGATAGCCTGCCATACTTCGTATCCTCTGAACTCTGAGAACGCGAGTCCGCCCGGTACTTTCACGGTGTACTTGTCCTGCGAGGAAATAGCCAAGCCGCTTAAGGCGGCAAGCCAGATCGTGGTAATTCCAATCATCAACATTCTCTTGCGATTCATTGCAGTTCCTCCTATATCAAGTTTGGCGTCCTTATAGCGATTTTCAGATGTATGCGACTGACAGTAGCCCGCGTGTCAGCCTTGTCTCTACCCAAATCTTTCGCGTTTGGCGATTCGGGCTTTTGGCCCTGAAAGGGCTGTGGATATTAGCCGGTGGTGAAGTGCTTCGCGGAACCACCGGAAAAGATGCCACCATTTTCGCGCTCTGAAGGGGCGCTGGGACCGAAGCTGATTTACGAATAAATCAGAGTCCGGCGTCCCTGCCGAGACGCAAACCCAATAACGACGCCGTTCCGGTGTTTCACAACCGGCTAATGTCCGTCGCGCCTTCAGCGCGCAACTGAAAAGATTTGGGTAATGACAAGGTGCAGGTGGTTAGGAAACGATCTGAAACGCCCCGTCGTGGTCACACTACGGCGTTGGGTAGTCCCAAACATCGGGGGGCAACTTATCCTTGAGCGATGCATACATGGCGTCGCGGAACAGTTTCAGCGCCGGATACGGACGAAGGGCAATAGTGCGTTCCACGATCAGCCCCTGCTCGTTGTCCACGATGACCTCGAAGCTCTCGATCTTGTGGCCCTCCATGGTTCCCACCCAGCGCAGGAAGGTGGTGCGCTCATCGAGCTTAAACTCGGCCGTATAAGTACCGGAACCACGAGTAGAGCTTGACTGAGCGAAAATCGCCGCGATGGCTTCACGGCCCTCGATTGGCCGTCCCAGGATCGGGCTGTTGAATACGATGTTTTCGGCAAGCAGCTCGCTCACCTGGGCGGCTGTAGGCTTACCGGATTCCCGTAGTTTGCGTAAGGGATGCATTGTGATTTCTCCTATGAGTGTGACTGTACCGATTACCTAAAGCAGCGCTTCCTTGCCGGGCGGAATACCTTGCGAGGTAGCTCTCCCTCGTTTCTTGATCAGCAGCTTCAATGCCAGTTTAGACCTGCATTATCCTCTCGCTAGCCGCACTGTTCCGGACTTCGATGGCCTTGACGGAATTTTCAAACGCCTTTTCCAAAACCCGCCTGCCGATGGTCCCGAGCACGAAGCCGAGCACCCGTCCCTTGAGGTTCTTGCCGTCGCGTACAACGACCAAATCAATGTCGGTCGTGCCGTTGGGCTGACGCGTGAAGGTGTAGGTGTGGCCCGATGCGCCTCCCCAAATGTTGGAGTCGGTCGTCGTGAGGACGACGCGGTTGGCATCAGACCAGTCGTAGTGCAGGCGTTCCCAGATGCCGCCTGAACCTTCCGTGACGTCGGCCTCCGAGCGGCCCTGGTGATGCACCTTGAGGTACTCGTCGGCGCTGTTGCCAAAGAGCTTCGAGCGGCCAGGCCCGAAGTCTGTAAGCCCGGCGACGTATTGCTCGGGCGTCGAGGTGGTTGTCTGGTGAAGGTGGATCGTGGACATGTGTTCTCCTTTGCCAGGTCATTTTCTTCAGTCTGGCGATGGCAGCGAGCGACGTCATCACCGCCTTGTTTGCCAACGTCACTTTGACCTCGGCTGTGTTGCACTATGCGAAATCGAAGCGCTATCCACATCACGGGATGGAGTGTTTTTTGGCTACTACGGTAGCTGCACGCCGAAATACCACTATTGTGGTAAGCGGGAGTCACCCGGCACAGCGCGGCAGCCGTTCGGCGTCAACGCTTGAAACAGAACCGGACAGGAAAAAACTTAGGCTTTCGGGGCGCGCGCGGCAGGTGGAATGAAAACTTCGCGGCGTCCGAACAGGCGGGAGTCGAGGGAGAATGCGCCCGGGCCGAGGAAAACAAGGGCGGCGGACATGATGGCGACAAAGATAGCCGCGAGCTTTTGGTCGAACAGATGCGGACCGGGCGCGGCAAACCAGGAAAGCGCGAAACCCAGGCTGCCCAACCCTGCCAGGACGCCCGCGACCGGCGTGAAGTATCCGATCAGCAACGCCACGCCGCTGATCAGCGCCAGCAGGCCGATGCTCCAGAGCAGCAGCGTCCG
Encoded proteins:
- a CDS encoding multidrug efflux RND transporter permease subunit, which translates into the protein MAKFFIHHPVFAMVIAAVVVIIGGVAIPSLPIASYPPVVPPVVQIIASYRGGNALDLEKTVAQPIEQQLVGLDGMLYFFSRSSNDGVLTIDVTYQLGTDIDLAVVKTQNKVSLAAPSLPPEVTREGVTVKKVSSVFLQAVLLTASDGRYDDLFLNNYATINLLDAMGSLPGVGDVRLVARKDYGMRIWINPDKMAKLGLTATDMATAISAQNRQNPAGSIGQPPMPAGVDFQYPVNASGRLLEPEQFGDIVVRAQPDSSLLRVKDVARVELGAQDYKSFSRLDGKPAALMVVYLAPGANAVETGKRVRAYMAEAQQRFPAGVEYAIPYDSTMFVTTSIEEVVQTLIEAVLLVILVVFIFLQSWRATLIPLLTVPVSIIGTFALFPALGFSINMTSMFGLVLAIGIVVDDAIVVVEAVQQGIDAGLAPRAATLRAMEEVSGPVVAIAFILAAVFIPVAFLGGITGQIYRQLALTIAVSVLISAFSALSLSPALSALILKPQRPDAAKGRMTRLLDKFFAGFNRAFEWTTQRYLSGVSLLIRRAALAILALVIFFVLAGGLFRALPTGFLPDEDQGAIFTAIRLPDGASLERNQKLTARVEEIIKATPGVQNVTTLGGFDITSSTSNSNVSTIIITLDPWDKRKRADLQLDGVLGRLQRQFNQVEGAIIFGFGLPPILGLSPSGGFEFMLEDRAGNDIGQLAEATQSLISAANQRPELTRVSTGFRDSVPQISVQLDRDKAQTLGIPVTDVYNTLQTFLGGLYVNDFNRFNRTWRVLVQGEPEFRTRPEEINRFYVRSAQGVMVPLSTLVSSQSVSGPEVIYRYNRYRTAKINGAGAPGYSSGQAAAAMEDLARTTLPQGYGYEWTGTTYQQKQSEGREIYIFGFAALLVFLFLAALYESWSIPFAVLLAVPLGLFGALLAVFLRSYPYDVYTQIGIVTLIGLAAKNAILIVEFAKLKHEEGQPILAAAMDAARLRLRPILMTSFAFILGVVPLVVASGAGAASRRALGTAVFGGMLAATLLAIFIVPVLYVVIQGFAERQTRGQQAVPVVPAHAASKGED
- a CDS encoding efflux RND transporter periplasmic adaptor subunit encodes the protein MRSKTVSKTIVMFYALCFASLSFAGCKGRNTAPGRAAAPPPPVVSVLEVALEDTPIYSEYVAQTFARDLVEVRGRVDGYIEKRSFAVGAKVRAGELLYVLDLRPYQAEVAKAKAAVAQAEAGLEFARKQVALAQSEADLAQAEANLAKAEQDVARLEPLTAKEAAPQQDLDNARSAVRVNEANVNARRASVEQARLSTRTQVDAAQAQLDAVRAALRQAELNLDYATIRAPISGRIGDSLIQVGGLVTKSSPQPLTTLIPLDPIWVRFQIAEAEHLRFVKRADREAATRVPMELILADNSVHPYKGHYQNAVNQVDPKTGTLELQATFPNPDLNVLPGQFGRVRFSNNQRTNVILVPQRALQELQGAQSVLVVGPENKVLARSVVTGERVGERRIIMQGLKPGDRVIVEGLQKARPGAVVQPKPYQASAPQ
- a CDS encoding cytochrome P460 family protein, giving the protein MNRKRMLMIGITTIWLAALSGLAISSQDKYTVKVPGGLAFSEFRGYEVWQAISISRNERVVAMILGNPAMIAAYQAGIPANGKPVPDGAKMAKIHWKPKPNQFFPDATVPGDLVNVDFMVKDSKRFADSGGWGYAVFDYNAASDTFTPGTTAGTPPQGNDAKCGFACHTSAKARDYVFTEYGKR